The following coding sequences are from one Arthrobacter sp. 24S4-2 window:
- a CDS encoding ABC transporter permease has protein sequence MVTYIVRRLITAALILLGASFLVYLLTASSGDPLEEFRASSAPNKQQLMDARSTLLDLDTPAPLRYFKWLGGAAQCLVPFGTSCDLGKNIAGQPITEALGFALVQTLTLVTGATVLAILIGIALGIITALRQYSALDYGVTFMAFLFFSLPIFWVAVLLKEYGAIGFNDFLRNPEIPLPAALGIGAVVGLIVAVAVGGVARRRLVSGGIAFLAVSLILIYLSLVQWFRNPGLGPVVLAIAGVGLAFAVTLLVSGLKNRKALQASLIVVGLGVVAYFAVQPLLNQATALMIVLLGLATIGVGVGTGYLTGGYDRGQSMRAAGVTAFLMGGLIMLDRFMQAWPSYFSNSRVRGRPIATIGAGTPNIQGDFWILTLDTFTHLILPTSALILVSLASYTRFTRSSMLEIMNMDYIRTARAKGLSERSVVMGHAFRNALIPIATIVAFDIGALIGGAVITETVFSVRGMGFLFLDGIVHIDPNPVMGVFVCVAVTAMVFNLIADLAYSALDPRVRIKA, from the coding sequence ATACTTCTCGGGGCATCGTTCCTCGTGTACCTCCTGACAGCGTCGTCGGGGGATCCGCTAGAAGAATTCCGCGCCAGCAGCGCCCCGAACAAACAGCAACTCATGGACGCCCGGAGCACGCTCCTGGACCTGGACACACCGGCCCCGCTCCGGTACTTCAAATGGCTGGGCGGAGCAGCCCAGTGCCTGGTGCCCTTCGGCACATCGTGCGACCTGGGCAAGAACATCGCTGGCCAGCCCATCACTGAAGCCCTCGGATTCGCCCTGGTCCAGACACTCACCCTCGTCACCGGAGCCACGGTGCTGGCGATTCTCATCGGCATTGCCCTTGGCATCATCACCGCGCTTCGGCAGTACAGCGCACTGGACTACGGCGTTACCTTCATGGCGTTCCTGTTCTTCTCCCTGCCCATCTTCTGGGTGGCGGTGCTGCTAAAGGAATACGGCGCCATCGGCTTCAACGACTTCCTCCGAAACCCCGAAATCCCGCTGCCAGCGGCACTGGGGATAGGTGCTGTCGTTGGCCTGATTGTGGCCGTCGCGGTAGGTGGAGTGGCCCGCCGCCGGCTGGTTTCCGGCGGCATCGCCTTCCTCGCGGTCAGTCTCATCCTCATCTACCTCTCGCTCGTCCAGTGGTTCCGCAACCCCGGCCTTGGCCCCGTGGTCCTTGCCATTGCCGGAGTCGGGCTCGCCTTCGCAGTGACGCTCCTGGTCTCCGGGCTCAAGAACCGAAAAGCACTGCAGGCATCCCTCATCGTGGTGGGCCTCGGAGTGGTTGCCTACTTCGCTGTACAGCCGCTGCTTAACCAGGCGACTGCCTTGATGATCGTGTTACTGGGGCTCGCCACAATCGGCGTCGGAGTGGGCACCGGCTACCTGACGGGCGGTTACGACCGCGGCCAGTCGATGCGGGCCGCCGGTGTTACCGCCTTCCTGATGGGCGGACTCATCATGTTGGACCGCTTCATGCAGGCGTGGCCCAGCTACTTCAGCAACAGCAGGGTCAGGGGCCGGCCCATCGCCACCATCGGCGCCGGCACCCCGAACATCCAGGGCGATTTCTGGATCCTGACGCTGGACACGTTTACGCACCTGATCCTGCCGACTTCGGCGCTGATCCTGGTTTCGCTGGCGAGCTACACCCGCTTTACGCGGTCCTCCATGCTGGAAATCATGAATATGGACTACATCAGGACCGCGCGCGCGAAGGGGCTCTCTGAAAGGTCCGTGGTGATGGGCCACGCGTTCCGCAACGCGCTGATCCCCATTGCGACAATCGTTGCCTTTGATATCGGGGCCCTCATCGGTGGCGCCGTCATTACAGAGACCGTGTTTTCCGTCCGGGGCATGGGGTTCCTTTTCCTGGATGGCATCGTGCACATCGATCCGAACCCCGTGATGGGCGTCTTCGTCTGCGTTGCAGTCACCGCGATGGTGTTCAACCTGATAGCAGACCTTGCGTACTCCGCACTCGATCCCCGCGTAAGGATTAAGGCATGA